Proteins from a single region of Lysinibacillus sp. JNUCC-52:
- a CDS encoding methyl-accepting chemotaxis protein — translation MQEADVISAFIKVAPLLNGLIQDDITVGIYDTEKLIINIPAKTFALNVTPGDPLVEGDVITNAIKANKSLSAVIPKELFGFPLVARAIPLHDSTGKVIGGVGIGTSLEKAHKLFEMAESFSAIVEQTAASIEEISGSVGNLSDRVKDMTSSMKDVSSSAEEIGQISSVVKGISDQSNLLGLNAAIEAARAGEQGKGFAVVADEIRKLATNSKQNADQINHITKNIQQLLKVLNQSFAEVNTLTDTQSGSIYEFSSTIQEISLKAQQLAQFAEEILYDKEKK, via the coding sequence ATGCAAGAAGCAGATGTAATTAGTGCGTTTATTAAAGTAGCTCCTTTGTTAAACGGGCTTATTCAAGACGATATTACGGTAGGCATTTACGATACTGAGAAACTAATCATTAATATTCCAGCGAAGACATTCGCTTTAAATGTTACGCCAGGGGATCCACTTGTTGAAGGTGATGTCATCACAAATGCGATTAAAGCGAATAAATCTTTATCAGCAGTTATACCGAAAGAATTATTCGGCTTCCCACTTGTTGCAAGAGCTATCCCGCTTCACGATAGTACTGGGAAAGTAATTGGTGGGGTAGGCATTGGAACAAGTTTGGAAAAAGCTCATAAACTATTTGAAATGGCTGAAAGTTTCTCTGCGATTGTAGAGCAAACGGCCGCTTCTATTGAAGAAATTAGTGGCTCAGTAGGCAATTTATCCGACCGCGTGAAAGATATGACCTCTTCAATGAAAGATGTGAGTTCAAGTGCGGAGGAAATTGGTCAGATTTCTTCTGTAGTCAAAGGAATTTCAGATCAGAGTAATTTATTAGGTTTAAATGCGGCAATTGAGGCTGCACGTGCAGGCGAACAGGGTAAAGGATTTGCAGTAGTGGCCGATGAAATACGTAAGCTTGCTACAAATTCGAAGCAAAATGCAGATCAAATTAATCATATTACAAAAAATATTCAACAGCTTCTAAAAGTGTTAAATCAATCATTTGCAGAAGTCAACACATTAACAGATACGCAATCGGGTTCAATCTACGAGTTTTCTTCAACGATTCAAGAAATAAGCTTGAAAGCTCAACAATTAGCACAATTTGCTGAAGAGATTTTATACGATAAGGAAAAAAAATAG
- the nikA gene encoding nickel ABC transporter substrate-binding protein, whose protein sequence is MLCAINKSGVFLTSLFILLLSTVLFGCTKANEETTPATGKSEEVKNILTMAWPRDVGEMNPHVYNPTQLFAQSMVYEPLVSYQSGGELKPHLAEAWDVSEDGKVYTFQLRKDVKFSDGSDFNAEIVKKNFDTIMNNLQLHSWLGFLSKIERTDVKDENTFQITLTEPYYPTIQELAVVRPVRFLAEAGFPKDSDTSKGVEQAIGTGPWILDEHKVDEYAVYKRNDNYWGEKPKVEKIMVKVIPDTETRVLAFEKGEVDLIFGEGVISLDSFLQLQSTGKYNTSISEPVATRLLVMNTKVEQLSDERVRQALHYGFNKELMVEGISSGLEKVADRILSTNFPYTSNIEVKSIQYDVEKAKSLLDEAGWILPEGKTIREKDGQQLEVEIMYNSAETIQKVMAETLQSEWTAIGVKLNIVPLELAEQIQRFKDNNFAINFFSNYGAPYDPHTFINIVATEGFGFSEAISAYPNKDELLKQMTEVPKTTDEKERQQLYAAILSSLQDQGALVPISYLSQTAVYQKNVSDFTFPANRDEHPFTGIIIK, encoded by the coding sequence ATGCTTTGTGCAATAAATAAATCGGGAGTTTTTTTAACATCTTTGTTTATTTTGTTGCTGTCAACAGTATTGTTTGGTTGTACAAAAGCTAATGAGGAGACTACACCTGCAACGGGTAAGAGCGAAGAGGTAAAAAATATACTGACGATGGCTTGGCCAAGAGATGTAGGTGAAATGAATCCACATGTTTATAACCCTACTCAATTATTTGCCCAGTCGATGGTGTATGAACCATTAGTAAGCTATCAAAGCGGTGGTGAGTTAAAACCGCATCTTGCCGAGGCGTGGGATGTGTCTGAAGATGGAAAAGTTTATACATTTCAACTTCGTAAAGACGTAAAGTTTTCTGATGGATCAGATTTTAATGCAGAAATTGTGAAAAAGAATTTTGATACGATTATGAACAATCTCCAATTACATAGTTGGTTGGGTTTTCTTTCTAAAATAGAGCGTACGGACGTAAAGGACGAAAATACGTTTCAAATAACATTAACCGAGCCGTATTATCCAACAATCCAGGAATTAGCCGTCGTTCGACCTGTTCGCTTTTTAGCTGAGGCTGGATTCCCGAAAGATTCCGATACTTCAAAAGGTGTTGAGCAAGCAATAGGTACTGGCCCGTGGATTTTGGATGAACATAAGGTTGATGAGTATGCAGTGTACAAACGGAACGACAATTATTGGGGTGAAAAGCCAAAAGTGGAGAAAATAATGGTGAAAGTCATTCCTGATACAGAAACAAGGGTACTTGCCTTTGAAAAAGGTGAGGTAGATTTAATTTTCGGTGAAGGGGTTATTAGTTTAGATTCCTTCTTACAATTACAATCGACTGGTAAATATAACACTAGTATTTCAGAGCCAGTTGCAACGAGATTATTGGTGATGAATACAAAGGTAGAGCAGCTGTCTGATGAGCGTGTTCGCCAGGCTTTACATTATGGGTTTAATAAAGAATTAATGGTTGAAGGAATTTCCTCAGGTTTAGAAAAAGTAGCAGATCGTATTTTATCAACGAATTTTCCGTATACATCCAACATTGAAGTGAAGTCGATTCAATATGATGTTGAAAAAGCCAAGTCTTTATTAGACGAAGCAGGCTGGATCCTTCCAGAGGGCAAAACAATCCGAGAAAAAGATGGACAACAGCTTGAAGTGGAAATAATGTACAATTCTGCGGAAACGATTCAAAAAGTAATGGCGGAAACGCTGCAATCAGAATGGACTGCCATCGGTGTGAAATTAAATATTGTGCCGCTAGAATTGGCAGAACAAATTCAAAGATTCAAAGATAATAATTTTGCAATTAATTTCTTTAGTAACTATGGTGCTCCTTATGATCCGCATACATTTATTAATATTGTCGCAACAGAAGGCTTTGGATTTAGTGAAGCCATATCTGCTTATCCGAACAAAGATGAATTGCTAAAACAAATGACAGAAGTTCCTAAAACTACAGATGAAAAAGAGCGTCAACAATTATACGCAGCTATTTTATCATCTCTACAAGATCAAGGAGCTCTTGTTCCTATTTCCTATTTAAGCCAGACAGCGGTCTATCAAAAGAACGTCTCAGACTTCACATTCCCTGCTAATCGAGACGAGCACCCATTCACAGGAATTATCATTAAATAG
- the nikB gene encoding nickel ABC transporter permease subunit NikB — translation MGTYILKRITSIIPVFLLATLLTSGMIHLSPVDPAEAYLAAAHIQPTDEILAQKRQEFGLDQPFYKQYINSIIKIIQLDFGNSYVSKMPVWDEVTSKIPATLQLALGSLLIAVVCSVPLGFLAGVKKNSVIDYISRLLSYMGASIPSFWLGYILIFFFSVKLNLFPVEGIGTWQHLVLPSITLAVPLVAMYTRLLRASVLENLQEPYVLFARTRGIKETIIMAKHVLRIAISPMITGLGINLGKLLTGAIIVETVFSWPGFGRYFIEAILNRDIPIIQCYVLIAACLFIISNLIVDLIQMYIDPRISRKEGRLQ, via the coding sequence ATGGGTACTTATATACTTAAACGAATTACGTCGATTATTCCCGTTTTTCTTTTGGCTACTCTTCTTACATCTGGAATGATCCACCTTTCGCCTGTGGATCCTGCTGAGGCGTATTTAGCAGCAGCTCATATTCAACCAACAGATGAAATATTAGCTCAAAAAAGACAAGAATTTGGCTTAGATCAACCATTTTATAAACAGTATATAAACTCTATTATAAAAATAATTCAGCTGGATTTTGGTAACTCATATGTTTCGAAAATGCCTGTTTGGGACGAGGTTACATCTAAAATACCAGCCACTCTTCAGCTAGCTCTAGGAAGTTTATTAATAGCGGTGGTGTGCAGTGTTCCACTTGGGTTCTTAGCGGGTGTAAAGAAGAACAGCGTGATTGATTATATTAGTCGCTTACTTTCGTATATGGGAGCATCGATTCCTTCTTTTTGGCTAGGATATATATTGATTTTTTTCTTTTCTGTCAAACTGAATCTATTTCCAGTGGAGGGCATTGGGACATGGCAGCATCTTGTTCTGCCCTCCATTACATTAGCTGTCCCTTTAGTGGCGATGTATACAAGGCTGTTGCGTGCAAGTGTATTAGAAAATTTACAGGAGCCATATGTATTATTCGCTCGGACGAGGGGGATAAAAGAAACAATCATTATGGCAAAGCATGTTTTAAGGATTGCGATTTCTCCAATGATTACTGGATTAGGAATAAATCTTGGAAAACTTTTAACTGGTGCAATTATCGTTGAAACGGTGTTTTCTTGGCCAGGGTTTGGTCGCTATTTTATTGAAGCAATCTTAAATCGTGATATACCGATTATTCAGTGCTATGTATTAATTGCCGCTTGTTTATTTATTATTAGCAATTTAATCGTAGACCTTATTCAAATGTATATTGACCCCCGTATTTCAAGGAAAGAAGGGCGTCTTCAATGA
- a CDS encoding LTA synthase family protein, protein MKNLVSKNFINKFLGIYILAVLMLWVKTYITQTAQFDLGVEGALQHFLLLLNPLGSAMLFLGFSFLFKGKKKYTSLVVIYTLMSILLYANVVYYRFFSDFITLPTIFQTQNFGDLGGSILSLLKPYDILFFVDVLVMIFLRFSRKVGKETTRVEYKKAFAIIAFALVVSVVNLGLAESSRPQLLSRGFDRNYIVKYLGMYNYTIYDTVETMKASSERALADSSDITEVINYTKSNYANPNPKYFGAAKGMNVIYLHLESFQNFLIDYKLNGQEVTPFLNSLAKDQNTLYFDNFFHQTGQGKTSDAEFMLENSLFGLPQGSAYITKAQNTYQAAPSILKNYGYTSAVFHGNNGSFWNRNVIYKSFGFDKFYDASYYDTASSDNMAEYGLLDKPFFEQSQSLLSSLPQPFYTKLITVGNHYPYKMNQDLVTIDKATTGDASVDNYFQTARYADEAIEQMFNQLKESGLYDNTMIVLYGDHYGISDNHNAAMEQVMGKEITPYESANLQRVPLFIHVPGMQGETNHTYGGQTDLLPTLLHLLGIDTQNYVQFGSDLLSEEHNEIVPFRNGDFVSPSIYSINEKYYDNKTGLLLDDSQLESAKAMKKEVDFKLGLSDKVVNGDLLRFYTPTGFTPVDPSKFNYNKDESVESK, encoded by the coding sequence ATGAAAAATCTAGTAAGTAAAAACTTTATAAACAAATTTTTAGGGATTTATATATTAGCTGTTTTAATGTTATGGGTTAAAACATATATCACTCAAACAGCACAGTTTGATTTAGGTGTAGAAGGAGCACTTCAACATTTCCTTTTACTATTAAATCCGCTAGGTTCAGCAATGCTATTCCTAGGGTTCTCATTTTTATTTAAAGGAAAGAAAAAATATACTTCACTCGTTGTAATTTACACGCTTATGTCTATTCTTTTATATGCAAATGTTGTTTATTACAGATTCTTTAGTGATTTCATTACATTACCGACAATCTTCCAAACACAGAACTTTGGCGATTTAGGTGGTAGTATTCTTTCTTTATTAAAACCTTATGATATTTTGTTCTTTGTCGATGTATTGGTCATGATATTCCTACGTTTCTCAAGAAAAGTAGGAAAAGAAACAACTCGTGTTGAATACAAAAAAGCATTCGCAATTATTGCTTTTGCGTTAGTTGTATCAGTTGTAAATTTAGGATTAGCGGAATCTAGTCGTCCGCAACTGTTATCTCGTGGTTTTGATAGAAACTATATTGTGAAATATCTAGGAATGTATAACTACACTATTTATGACACAGTAGAAACGATGAAGGCATCTTCAGAGAGAGCATTGGCAGATAGTAGTGATATTACAGAAGTAATTAACTATACAAAATCTAACTATGCCAACCCTAATCCAAAATATTTTGGTGCGGCAAAAGGAATGAACGTTATCTATTTACATTTAGAATCATTCCAAAACTTCCTAATCGACTATAAATTAAATGGTCAAGAAGTTACACCATTTTTAAATTCATTAGCAAAAGATCAAAATACATTGTACTTTGATAATTTCTTCCATCAAACAGGACAAGGTAAAACATCTGATGCGGAATTTATGTTAGAAAACTCTTTATTCGGATTACCACAAGGTTCTGCTTATATTACGAAAGCACAAAATACGTACCAAGCAGCACCAAGTATTTTAAAAAATTATGGTTATACTTCAGCTGTCTTCCACGGCAACAACGGAAGCTTCTGGAACCGAAATGTCATTTATAAATCATTTGGCTTCGACAAGTTTTATGATGCTAGTTATTATGATACAGCCTCTTCAGATAACATGGCTGAATATGGTTTATTAGATAAACCATTCTTTGAACAATCTCAAAGTCTTTTAAGTTCTTTACCACAACCGTTTTATACAAAGTTAATTACGGTAGGGAATCACTATCCATATAAAATGAATCAAGACTTAGTAACAATCGATAAAGCTACTACTGGAGATGCAAGTGTAGATAATTATTTCCAAACTGCACGTTATGCAGATGAAGCAATCGAGCAGATGTTCAATCAACTAAAAGAATCAGGCTTATACGATAATACGATGATTGTTCTTTATGGGGACCATTATGGTATTTCAGATAATCATAATGCGGCGATGGAACAAGTTATGGGTAAAGAAATTACACCATATGAAAGTGCTAATTTACAACGCGTACCACTATTCATCCATGTGCCAGGAATGCAAGGTGAAACAAACCATACTTATGGTGGACAAACTGACCTTCTTCCAACATTATTACACTTACTTGGAATTGATACGCAAAACTATGTTCAATTTGGTTCAGACTTATTATCAGAAGAGCACAATGAAATTGTACCATTTAGAAATGGTGATTTTGTAAGTCCTTCGATTTATTCAATTAATGAAAAATATTATGATAACAAAACAGGTTTACTATTAGATGATAGTCAATTAGAGTCTGCGAAAGCTATGAAAAAAGAAGTAGACTTTAAATTAGGCTTATCTGATAAAGTAGTGAATGGAGATTTATTGAGATTTTATACACCTACAGGATTCACGCCAGTAGATCCGTCTAAGTTTAACTACAACAAAGATGAGAGTGTAGAATCTAAATAA
- the nikD gene encoding nickel import ATP-binding protein NikD, whose protein sequence is MEAEQSKVLDVKNLYVKVKTQNGDAILVRDINFELNRGRILGLVGESGSGKTITSMSILQLLDKKTTTIVGSVALQGRELNGLNEKEMRKIRGKDIAFIMQNPMNAFTPVFTIGHQLIETIRSHTKWSKKQARELAIEALQHVNLPNPVNILKLYPFQLSGGMLQRVMIATAACLHPAVIIADEPTTALDVNNQKKVLHHLDQIRSEYGSAILLISHDLGVISEMADEVVVMQNGKIVEQADVFQLFNKPQSDYTKRLLNARSIFHLDE, encoded by the coding sequence TTGGAAGCTGAACAAAGCAAGGTATTAGATGTAAAAAATTTATATGTCAAAGTTAAAACCCAAAATGGCGATGCTATCCTCGTTCGAGATATAAATTTTGAATTGAATCGCGGGAGAATACTTGGACTTGTTGGGGAAAGTGGAAGCGGTAAAACAATCACCAGTATGTCTATTCTTCAACTTTTGGATAAGAAGACAACTACCATTGTTGGGAGCGTTGCACTACAAGGAAGAGAACTGAATGGCTTAAATGAGAAAGAAATGCGAAAAATACGTGGTAAGGATATAGCATTTATTATGCAAAATCCTATGAATGCTTTTACACCTGTTTTTACTATCGGTCATCAGCTAATTGAAACAATACGCTCTCATACAAAGTGGAGTAAAAAACAAGCTAGAGAGCTTGCTATTGAGGCTTTGCAACATGTGAACTTACCTAATCCTGTAAATATTTTAAAACTGTATCCTTTTCAATTAAGTGGCGGTATGTTGCAGAGGGTGATGATTGCTACTGCTGCATGCTTACACCCAGCTGTTATTATTGCAGATGAACCAACAACTGCTCTTGATGTAAACAATCAGAAGAAGGTATTGCATCATTTAGATCAAATTCGGTCTGAATATGGCTCAGCGATTTTATTAATTTCTCATGATTTAGGTGTTATTTCAGAAATGGCCGATGAAGTAGTAGTTATGCAAAACGGCAAAATAGTCGAACAGGCTGATGTGTTCCAATTATTTAATAAGCCACAGTCTGACTACACGAAGAGGCTATTAAATGCGCGATCAATTTTTCATTTAGATGAATAA
- the nikC gene encoding nickel ABC transporter permease subunit NikC — MRIRIRTLLKHQKAITICSIMLAILFIISILAPWIAPNDPVAVNLAFKLQSPSWQFPLGTDHLGRCNLSRILYGARISLGFAILIFISSLVIGLIVGTISGYKGGWIDYILMRLCDGILAFPNLILILGLVGIFGPGLPQVILALMLVQWVYYARIFRGMVLSLKEQNFVAAAKISGSSQPKIIKKHIIPNVLPPLVVIGTLEIGWAIIDISALSFLGFGVQPPLPEWGAMIHEGKAYIRTNPELMLYPGLSIMLVIITFNVLGEALAERYGIKRRF, encoded by the coding sequence ATGAGAATAAGAATACGTACATTGTTGAAACATCAGAAAGCAATTACTATTTGTTCAATTATGTTAGCTATCCTATTTATTATCTCAATCTTAGCTCCTTGGATAGCACCAAATGATCCTGTTGCGGTTAATTTAGCTTTTAAGCTACAATCACCATCTTGGCAGTTTCCGTTAGGAACAGATCATTTAGGAAGATGTAACTTGTCACGGATATTATATGGTGCCCGCATTTCATTGGGCTTTGCTATTCTTATTTTTATTTCTTCATTAGTTATTGGTTTAATAGTAGGAACCATTTCAGGTTATAAGGGCGGATGGATCGACTATATATTGATGAGATTATGTGATGGTATTTTGGCATTTCCCAATCTCATTCTTATTCTTGGCTTAGTGGGCATATTTGGCCCAGGTCTCCCACAAGTAATTTTAGCGTTAATGCTTGTGCAATGGGTTTATTACGCCCGAATTTTCCGAGGAATGGTCCTTAGTCTGAAGGAGCAGAACTTTGTTGCAGCTGCAAAAATTAGTGGCTCTTCGCAACCAAAAATAATTAAAAAGCATATTATTCCTAATGTTCTTCCGCCACTAGTAGTAATTGGTACATTAGAAATTGGCTGGGCTATTATCGACATATCGGCGCTATCCTTTTTAGGCTTTGGGGTACAACCTCCTTTACCAGAATGGGGAGCGATGATTCATGAGGGCAAAGCATATATTCGGACAAATCCTGAATTAATGCTGTATCCAGGCTTGAGCATTATGCTTGTGATAATTACTTTTAATGTATTAGGAGAAGCTTTAGCGGAACGTTACGGTATTAAACGAAGATTTTAA
- a CDS encoding tRNA dihydrouridine synthase — translation MTDNFWRDLPRPFFVLAPMEDVTDVVFRHVVSKAGRPDVFFTEFTNSDSYCHPEGQKSVRGRLLFTEDEQPMVAHIWGDNPEYFRQMSIGMAELGFKGVDINMGCPVPNVATRGKGSGLILRPDVAAELIEAAKAGGLPVSVKTRLGFTEVDEWKEWLTHILKQDIANLSIHLRTRKEMSQVDAHWELIPEIKKLRDDIAPNTLLTINGDIPDRETGMKLVEQYGVDGVMIGRGIFKNPFAFEKEPKEHSSKEYLDLLRLQLDLQDKYSEELPRSVTALHRFFKIYVKGFRGASELRNQLMNTKTTDEVRALLDRFE, via the coding sequence ATGACAGATAATTTTTGGCGGGATTTACCGCGACCATTTTTTGTACTTGCACCAATGGAAGATGTGACAGATGTCGTGTTTCGTCATGTAGTAAGTAAAGCAGGTAGACCAGATGTATTTTTCACAGAGTTTACTAACTCGGATAGCTATTGCCACCCTGAGGGTCAGAAAAGTGTGCGAGGTCGTCTACTTTTCACTGAAGATGAACAGCCAATGGTTGCACATATATGGGGAGACAATCCTGAATATTTCCGTCAAATGAGTATTGGAATGGCAGAGCTAGGCTTCAAAGGCGTAGACATTAACATGGGCTGTCCTGTACCAAATGTGGCAACGAGAGGAAAGGGTAGCGGTCTAATTTTACGCCCAGACGTTGCTGCGGAGCTAATCGAAGCAGCTAAAGCGGGCGGCCTGCCTGTAAGTGTAAAAACAAGACTAGGTTTCACTGAAGTAGATGAGTGGAAAGAATGGCTAACACATATTTTAAAGCAAGATATTGCCAATCTTTCTATCCATCTTCGTACGAGAAAAGAAATGAGTCAAGTAGACGCTCACTGGGAGCTAATTCCAGAAATAAAGAAATTGCGCGATGATATTGCACCTAATACACTTCTAACAATCAATGGGGACATTCCTGACCGTGAAACGGGCATGAAGCTTGTTGAACAATATGGTGTTGATGGGGTTATGATTGGTCGAGGTATTTTTAAAAATCCGTTTGCTTTTGAAAAAGAGCCGAAAGAACATAGTAGTAAGGAATATTTAGATCTTTTAAGATTACAGCTTGATCTTCAAGACAAATATTCGGAGGAGCTACCACGTTCAGTTACAGCACTACATCGCTTCTTCAAAATCTATGTTAAAGGATTCCGCGGAGCGAGCGAATTAAGAAATCAATTGATGAATACAAAGACAACAGATGAAGTACGCGCATTGCTTGATAGGTTTGAATAA
- a CDS encoding aldehyde dehydrogenase family protein, which translates to MDIKNLGNQFIGGEWREGQSNSLLHDINPYSDEVITEFKLANVSDIDYAYQAAQQAKQEWDKVNPYKKRDILENAVKYIEENEEAITSIIMDELGGTRLKAAFEIGLVKNIIKEAATFPIRMEGKILPSTIDDVENRLYRIPAGVVGVISPFNFPFFLSMKSVAPALGAGNAVVLKPHEDTPITGGTLIGKIFEEAGVPKGLMNVVVTDINEIGDAFVEHPIPRIISFTGSTKVGSYIGQVAIKNFKKPLLELGGNSAFIVLEDADMDYAVGAATFSRFTHQGQICMSANRILVQKSIYNEFLDKYVAKVSSLKVGDPRDPETIIGPVINDRQAANLEAMIEKGIAEGAKAVIKGNIKGRMVEPTILADVTTDMSVAQEELFGPVVCVIPFETEEEAIQIANDTRFGLSGAIHTANLERGVEMAKKVHTGMIHVNDLTINDEPNVAFGGEKQSGIGRLNGEWSLEEFTTLKWISVNYSKRILPY; encoded by the coding sequence ATGGATATTAAAAATTTAGGAAATCAATTTATAGGTGGGGAATGGAGAGAAGGACAAAGTAATAGCCTTTTACATGACATAAATCCCTATTCAGATGAAGTCATAACAGAATTTAAATTAGCAAACGTTTCTGATATTGATTATGCATATCAAGCCGCGCAACAAGCGAAGCAAGAATGGGATAAAGTAAACCCATATAAAAAGCGTGATATTCTTGAAAATGCAGTGAAATATATTGAAGAAAACGAAGAGGCCATTACATCGATTATTATGGATGAATTAGGTGGGACAAGATTAAAGGCTGCTTTTGAAATTGGTCTTGTTAAGAATATTATTAAAGAGGCTGCAACATTCCCAATTCGTATGGAAGGTAAGATTTTACCTTCAACAATCGATGATGTAGAAAACAGACTATATCGCATTCCAGCAGGCGTTGTTGGCGTCATTAGTCCATTTAACTTCCCATTCTTTTTATCGATGAAATCTGTAGCACCTGCATTAGGTGCTGGGAACGCTGTTGTATTAAAACCTCATGAAGATACACCTATTACAGGTGGAACATTAATTGGAAAGATTTTTGAAGAAGCTGGTGTCCCAAAAGGATTAATGAATGTTGTTGTAACGGATATTAATGAAATCGGGGATGCATTTGTTGAGCATCCAATTCCAAGAATTATTTCCTTCACAGGCTCAACAAAGGTAGGAAGTTACATTGGTCAAGTAGCGATTAAAAATTTCAAAAAGCCATTATTAGAGTTAGGTGGCAATAGTGCATTTATCGTATTAGAAGATGCAGATATGGATTACGCAGTTGGTGCTGCGACATTTAGTCGATTCACACACCAAGGGCAAATTTGTATGTCAGCAAACCGCATTTTAGTGCAGAAATCGATCTACAATGAGTTCCTTGACAAGTATGTAGCGAAAGTTTCTTCACTGAAAGTTGGTGATCCAAGAGATCCTGAAACAATCATTGGCCCAGTCATTAATGATCGCCAAGCAGCTAACCTAGAAGCAATGATTGAAAAAGGCATTGCTGAAGGTGCGAAAGCCGTTATTAAAGGTAATATTAAAGGTAGAATGGTAGAGCCAACGATTTTAGCAGATGTAACAACAGACATGAGTGTGGCACAAGAAGAGCTATTTGGCCCAGTTGTTTGTGTTATTCCATTCGAAACGGAAGAAGAAGCTATTCAAATCGCAAATGATACTCGTTTTGGATTAAGCGGTGCAATTCATACGGCTAACCTTGAACGTGGTGTAGAAATGGCTAAGAAAGTACATACAGGTATGATTCATGTAAATGATTTAACAATTAATGATGAACCAAATGTTGCATTTGGTGGCGAAAAACAATCAGGTATCGGTCGCTTAAACGGAGAATGGAGCCTTGAGGAGTTTACAACTTTAAAATGGATTTCTGTAAACTATAGCAAAAGAATTTTACCTTATTAA
- a CDS encoding glucose 1-dehydrogenase, with protein MKRFEEKVVIVTGAGSGLGQAATLQLAEEGAKLVLVDLNEAGLKETEEKVLAVSPQAELLLIAANVADENAVKDFVDATVEKFGKIDGFFNNAGIEGKQNLTEDFGIDEFQKVVSINLNGVFYGMKYVLKVMKEQGSGSIVNTASVGGIRGVGNQSGYAASKHGVVGLTRNSAIEYGQFGVSIKAIAPGAIMTPMVEGSLRQIGGDNWEEVGKEFVKPNPMRRFGKPEEVGYLVAFLLSNQANFINGVVVPIDGGQSYKY; from the coding sequence ATGAAACGTTTTGAAGAGAAAGTAGTCATCGTAACAGGTGCAGGATCTGGTCTTGGACAAGCAGCAACACTTCAATTAGCAGAAGAAGGTGCTAAACTAGTATTAGTCGACTTGAATGAAGCAGGTTTAAAAGAAACTGAAGAAAAAGTGTTAGCCGTTTCACCACAGGCTGAACTGTTATTAATTGCAGCAAACGTAGCAGATGAAAATGCTGTCAAAGATTTTGTTGATGCGACTGTTGAGAAGTTCGGCAAAATTGACGGTTTCTTTAACAATGCAGGTATCGAAGGAAAACAAAATCTAACAGAAGACTTTGGGATTGATGAGTTCCAAAAAGTTGTGTCAATTAACTTAAATGGTGTTTTCTACGGTATGAAATACGTTTTAAAAGTAATGAAAGAACAAGGATCAGGGTCAATTGTCAATACAGCATCTGTAGGCGGTATTCGCGGTGTTGGAAATCAATCAGGCTACGCAGCGTCTAAACATGGTGTTGTCGGATTAACACGTAACTCGGCAATCGAATATGGACAATTTGGCGTTTCAATTAAAGCAATCGCACCAGGTGCCATAATGACACCAATGGTTGAGGGCTCTTTACGTCAAATTGGTGGAGATAATTGGGAAGAGGTAGGGAAAGAATTCGTTAAACCAAACCCAATGCGCCGCTTCGGTAAACCAGAAGAAGTTGGTTACTTAGTTGCCTTCCTTCTTTCAAACCAAGCAAACTTCATTAATGGTGTTGTAGTGCCAATCGATGGTGGACAATCTTATAAATACTAA